In one window of Bizionia sp. M204 DNA:
- a CDS encoding phosphotransferase enzyme family protein — protein MHKLDNICEAFGIETPLKSIETLQSGHINDTYLVTQQNDEKFIIQKLNSLVFKDAKAVIANKIVVSKHLHANYKKTNSHYQSVNYLKTTQNAYIFQDETCYWNVMQFIPNAITMDRAETPEIAFEAGKLYGDFILNTESISPESITETLKDFHNVPFRFTQFETALKLAKSNRLEAAADLIAFIKKHATSMSALASLQGKNHFPIRITHNDAKLSNILFDNQNKGLAVIDLDTVMPGLVHYDFGDSVRSICTKSTEDETDLSEIYIDLELYEAYCKGFALKTKSILKPEEIENLPLGVQTIIFIMGLRFLTDYLNNDIYYKTTYENHNLDRALNQFTLLQSVLDNLESIELITKQHFT, from the coding sequence ATGCATAAACTAGATAACATCTGCGAGGCTTTTGGAATAGAAACGCCATTAAAGTCAATTGAAACGTTACAATCTGGACATATAAATGATACATATTTGGTCACCCAACAAAATGACGAGAAGTTTATCATTCAAAAGTTAAACAGTCTTGTTTTTAAAGATGCCAAAGCTGTTATTGCCAATAAAATTGTGGTTTCAAAACATTTACATGCGAATTACAAAAAAACAAACTCACATTATCAGTCGGTAAATTATTTAAAAACGACGCAGAATGCCTATATATTTCAGGATGAAACGTGCTATTGGAATGTTATGCAATTTATTCCCAATGCTATTACTATGGATAGAGCAGAAACACCCGAAATAGCATTTGAAGCAGGAAAACTATATGGCGATTTTATTTTAAATACGGAGTCTATTTCACCAGAATCCATTACTGAAACATTAAAAGATTTTCATAATGTGCCTTTTAGGTTCACACAATTTGAAACTGCTCTAAAACTTGCAAAATCTAATCGGTTAGAAGCGGCTGCCGATTTAATAGCGTTCATAAAAAAGCATGCAACAAGCATGAGTGCTCTTGCCAGTTTGCAGGGTAAAAACCACTTCCCTATTCGGATTACACATAATGATGCTAAATTATCCAACATTCTATTTGATAACCAAAATAAAGGTTTAGCGGTTATTGACTTAGATACGGTCATGCCTGGATTAGTACATTATGACTTTGGGGATTCTGTACGTTCCATTTGCACCAAATCAACGGAAGATGAAACAGATTTATCTGAAATTTACATTGACTTAGAGTTGTATGAAGCCTATTGCAAAGGCTTCGCTTTAAAAACAAAGTCTATTTTAAAACCAGAAGAAATTGAAAATCTACCTTTAGGAGTTCAAACCATCATTTTTATAATGGGTTTACGTTTTTTAACCGATTACTTAAATAACGATATATATTATAAAACGACATATGAAAATCATAACTTGGATCGCGCATTAAATCAATTTACTTTGTTACAATCCGTACTTGACAATTTGGAATCCATAGAGCTTATTACGAAGCAACATTTTACATAA
- a CDS encoding glycoside hydrolase family 3 N-terminal domain-containing protein — MRLLILLVLFSVSNSFVYAQAVDPLLTADAQAQMKWVDSIYGGMSLDEKIGQLFMVQAFSNMDLRHENTISQMVMNNHIGGIIFSKGDPINQARFNNELQAVSKVPLLVGMDAEWGLSMRLDSTYAFPWNMTLGAIEDNQLVAKAGYHIGEHCKRLGVHFNFAPDIDININPKNPIIGNRSFGEDRDNVTEKATAFMQGMHSAGVLSSAKHFPGHGDTDTDSHKALPTLDFDLKRLDSIEIYPYKRLIKDGVSSVMVAHLNVPALESENGLPTSLSKHVITDILKGQLGFKGLIFTDALNMKGVANFDSPGDIDLAAFQAGNDILLISEDVPKAIDKIRDAYNSGEITEERLAHSVKKILKSKYKVGLNKFKPVALENLLADLNRPKDDVLYEKLMENAITVVKNKGDILPIRNLETKKIAYVKLGDDDGSHFLKGLQKYGKVHEISGDNLDEIIEKLKAYNTVIIGFHRSNDNPWKSFEFSDKELVWLYEIARTNTVILDVFVRPYALLNVKTLENIEGLVVSYQNSPIAQDASAQIIFGAVKAQGTLPVSIGNGYVVGNGLTLSSLSRLGYAIPERVGMSTEKLHKIDAIAQRAVDEKMTPGVQLLVARKGKVIYNKNFGKHTYDANAEPVKFNDMYDVASLTKILATLPLLMELEEKGIVSLDTKLSKILPEYANSNKKNITIKEMLSHYARLSPWIPFYFATLDANKQPDPKYYRKEFGGKFTVKVANELYMRADYQDSMQKIIRESDLLKSLRYRYSDLPYYILKKYLEKHYEKGLDELVQDHFYQSIGANHTTYNPNSKFSDINIVPSEIDDYYRYQKVQGYVHDMGAAMQGGVGGHAGIFSNANDVAKIMQTYLQKGFYGGKRYFKPETLDKFNTCFYCDKDNRRGVGFDKPQLGESGPTCGCISMSSFGHSGFTGTYAWADPEEEIVYVFLANRTYPNAGTNTLLKENIRTDIQELIYEAIID, encoded by the coding sequence ATGCGTTTACTAATTCTTTTAGTTCTTTTTAGTGTTTCAAACTCGTTTGTTTATGCACAAGCTGTAGATCCACTATTAACCGCTGATGCTCAAGCGCAGATGAAATGGGTGGATAGTATATACGGAGGTATGTCCCTAGATGAAAAAATTGGCCAACTTTTTATGGTTCAAGCATTTTCAAACATGGATTTAAGACATGAAAATACAATCAGCCAAATGGTTATGAATAATCATATTGGTGGTATTATTTTTTCAAAAGGAGATCCAATCAATCAAGCTCGGTTTAATAATGAATTGCAAGCTGTTTCAAAAGTGCCACTATTAGTTGGTATGGATGCAGAATGGGGGTTAAGTATGCGTTTAGATTCTACGTATGCATTTCCTTGGAATATGACGCTTGGTGCTATTGAAGACAACCAATTGGTTGCCAAAGCTGGATACCACATTGGTGAGCATTGCAAACGATTAGGCGTACATTTTAATTTTGCTCCAGATATAGATATCAATATCAATCCTAAAAACCCCATTATTGGAAATCGGTCGTTTGGAGAAGATCGTGATAATGTAACTGAAAAAGCTACGGCATTTATGCAAGGTATGCATAGTGCTGGTGTTTTATCAAGTGCCAAACACTTTCCTGGTCATGGTGATACGGATACCGATTCGCATAAAGCATTACCAACTTTAGATTTCGATTTAAAACGATTAGATTCTATAGAGATTTACCCATACAAACGACTTATAAAAGATGGTGTTTCTAGTGTTATGGTGGCGCATTTAAATGTGCCTGCTTTGGAATCTGAAAATGGTTTGCCAACTTCATTATCCAAACATGTAATTACAGATATTTTAAAAGGGCAACTTGGCTTTAAAGGACTTATTTTTACGGATGCCCTGAATATGAAAGGGGTTGCCAACTTTGATAGCCCTGGTGATATTGATTTAGCGGCTTTTCAAGCTGGAAATGATATTTTATTAATTTCTGAAGATGTACCAAAAGCAATTGATAAAATAAGAGATGCCTACAATTCCGGTGAAATTACGGAAGAGCGATTAGCACATTCAGTTAAAAAGATATTAAAATCGAAGTATAAGGTTGGACTAAATAAGTTTAAACCAGTTGCACTAGAAAACCTATTGGCTGATTTAAACAGACCAAAAGATGATGTGCTTTATGAAAAGCTCATGGAAAATGCCATTACGGTTGTTAAAAATAAAGGTGATATTTTACCAATTCGCAATTTGGAAACTAAAAAAATCGCCTATGTAAAATTAGGAGATGATGATGGTTCTCATTTTCTTAAAGGCCTTCAGAAATATGGAAAAGTCCATGAAATTTCTGGCGATAATTTAGATGAAATTATAGAGAAACTAAAGGCGTACAATACCGTAATCATTGGTTTTCATCGTTCCAATGATAATCCGTGGAAAAGTTTTGAGTTTTCGGATAAAGAATTAGTTTGGCTTTATGAAATAGCCCGAACCAATACCGTTATACTTGATGTTTTTGTAAGACCTTACGCATTACTAAACGTCAAAACATTAGAAAACATTGAAGGTCTTGTCGTGAGTTATCAAAATAGTCCAATTGCGCAGGATGCGTCTGCCCAAATTATTTTTGGCGCTGTAAAAGCACAAGGCACTTTACCCGTTTCTATTGGCAATGGTTATGTTGTTGGCAACGGGTTAACGTTGTCAAGCTTATCGCGATTGGGTTATGCTATTCCAGAACGTGTTGGTATGAGCACAGAAAAGCTTCATAAAATTGATGCAATAGCCCAACGTGCTGTTGATGAAAAAATGACACCGGGTGTACAGTTACTTGTCGCCAGAAAAGGTAAAGTTATTTATAATAAAAACTTTGGAAAACATACCTATGATGCCAACGCAGAACCTGTGAAGTTTAATGATATGTATGATGTAGCTTCATTAACAAAAATATTGGCAACCCTACCTTTATTAATGGAATTGGAGGAAAAAGGTATTGTTTCATTGGATACCAAACTATCCAAAATACTTCCGGAATATGCCAATTCTAATAAAAAGAATATCACGATCAAGGAAATGCTGTCTCATTATGCACGTTTAAGTCCATGGATTCCATTTTATTTTGCAACATTAGACGCTAATAAACAACCAGACCCTAAATATTATCGAAAAGAATTTGGCGGGAAATTTACGGTGAAAGTGGCTAATGAATTATACATGCGCGCCGATTATCAGGATAGTATGCAAAAAATAATTAGAGAAAGTGATTTATTAAAAAGCCTCCGCTATCGTTACAGTGATTTACCGTATTACATTCTTAAAAAATATTTAGAAAAACACTACGAAAAGGGGTTAGATGAATTGGTTCAGGATCATTTTTATCAATCAATAGGTGCAAATCACACCACGTACAATCCAAATAGTAAATTTAGTGATATAAATATTGTGCCTTCAGAAATAGATGATTATTACCGTTATCAAAAAGTACAAGGTTATGTGCATGATATGGGAGCAGCCATGCAAGGAGGCGTAGGTGGTCACGCAGGAATTTTTAGTAACGCTAATGATGTTGCTAAAATTATGCAAACCTATTTGCAGAAAGGCTTTTATGGCGGAAAGCGCTATTTTAAACCAGAAACATTAGATAAATTCAACACGTGTTTTTATTGCGATAAAGATAACCGTCGAGGCGTTGGCTTTGATAAGCCTCAATTAGGGGAGTCTGGCCCAACTTGTGGTTGTATTTCTATGTCTAGTTTTGGACATTCCGGGTTTACAGGTACTTACGCATGGGCAGATCCAGAAGAGGAAATTGTATATGTGTTTTTAGCCAATAGAACCTATCCTAATGCTGGAACAAACACGCTATTAAAGGAAAATATTAGAACGGACATTCAGGAATTAATTTATGAGGCGATTATCGATTAA
- the bshA gene encoding N-acetyl-alpha-D-glucosaminyl L-malate synthase BshA, which translates to MKIGIVCYPTFGGSGVVATELGIELSKRGHEVHFITYKQPVRLELLGSNVHFHEVTVPEYPLFHYQPYELALSSKLVDMVKLHKIEVLHVHYAIPHAYAAYMAKKMLQEEGIYVPIVTTLHGTDITLVGSHPFYKTAVTFSINQSDAVTSVSESLKRDTLRLFDIKNDIEVITNFIDVGKYNSPFSDCQRAMMAHEDERIITHVSNFRPVKRIADVVKIFYNIQKEIPAKLMMVGEGPEKEGAEQLAIDLGIENKVVFLGNSNEVDRILCFSDLFILPSETESFGLAALEAMASGVPVISSNSGGIPEVNIQGVSGYLSDVGDIEDMSKNALAILKDTETLNTFKLQATKQASKFEISKIVHQYEAIYQKTLANSKGLN; encoded by the coding sequence ATGAAAATAGGAATCGTGTGTTATCCAACGTTTGGAGGTAGTGGCGTTGTAGCTACAGAATTAGGAATTGAGCTTTCAAAACGTGGTCATGAAGTCCATTTTATTACCTACAAACAACCGGTTCGCTTAGAGCTTTTGGGTAGTAATGTCCATTTCCATGAGGTAACAGTCCCAGAATATCCGTTATTTCATTATCAGCCTTATGAGTTAGCGCTATCTAGTAAGTTAGTTGACATGGTAAAGCTTCATAAAATAGAAGTGTTACACGTTCATTATGCTATTCCTCATGCTTATGCAGCCTATATGGCGAAAAAAATGCTTCAGGAAGAAGGTATTTACGTACCCATTGTTACAACCTTGCACGGAACAGATATAACGTTGGTGGGGAGTCATCCTTTTTATAAAACAGCTGTCACATTCAGTATTAATCAATCGGATGCGGTAACTTCCGTTTCAGAGAGTTTAAAACGTGATACGCTTCGGTTATTCGATATAAAAAATGACATTGAAGTTATTACCAATTTCATAGATGTTGGGAAATATAACAGCCCTTTTTCCGATTGCCAGCGTGCTATGATGGCTCACGAAGATGAACGGATTATAACGCATGTAAGTAATTTTAGACCAGTAAAGCGCATTGCCGATGTTGTTAAAATATTTTACAACATTCAGAAAGAAATACCTGCCAAACTCATGATGGTTGGTGAAGGTCCAGAAAAAGAAGGAGCAGAACAATTAGCAATTGATTTAGGCATAGAAAATAAAGTCGTATTTCTAGGAAATAGTAATGAAGTTGACCGTATTTTATGTTTTTCAGATTTGTTTATTTTACCTTCGGAAACCGAGAGTTTTGGTTTAGCAGCTTTAGAAGCTATGGCTTCTGGAGTGCCTGTTATTTCTAGTAATTCAGGAGGAATACCAGAAGTAAATATCCAAGGTGTTTCTGGATATTTAAGTGATGTTGGCGATATTGAAGACATGAGTAAAAATGCATTGGCTATTTTAAAGGATACAGAGACACTTAATACTTTTAAACTTCAGGCTACAAAACAAGCTAGTAAATTTGAGATTTCTAAAATAGTTCATCAATATGAGGCTATTTATCAAAAAACGCTAGCCAATAGTAAAGGCCTAAACTAA
- a CDS encoding FAD-binding and (Fe-S)-binding domain-containing protein yields MKQYLLELKQTLKGEFFFDDLMKSLYATDASVYRMLPLAVAYPKDNDDLKTLIQFAKKHQTALIPRTAGTSLAGQCVGTGIVVDVSKHFNQIIRFNETEKTITVQPGVVRDVLNNYLKPYGLFFGPNTSTSNRCMIGGMVGNNSSGTTSIQYGVTRDKVKQLKTILSDGSDAIFSEISKEEFHIKKRQPTLEGHIYKSIYQELASEIVQSEIIKEFPKPEIHRRNTGYAIDKLIDSDVFSNSNKRFNMCQLLTGSEGTLAFTTEITLQLDALPPKESALICLHFDSIESCLKSVEAVMYHDLHTCEMMDKTILDLTKHNKTQQENRHFVEGDPEAILMCEVRAHSESDLNQQIQNLREAITNLRLCYAQVVLQGNAINQAMELRKAGLGLLGNMIGDKKSAACIEDTAVAIPDLAHYISDFTKLMNSYNQKAVYYAHAGAGELHLRPILNLKQKEDVVLFRKITTDVAKLVKSYQGSMSGEHGDGIVRAEFIPLMIGDANYAIIKRIKHAFDPNAIFNPGKIVDAFPMDDNLRYVPGRHEPEIETVLDFSASLGILREAEKCNGSGDCRKLPEFGGTMCPSYRATRNEKDTTRARANALREFLTTSNKANKFNHDELKAVFDLCVSCKACASECPSSVDVASLKAEFEYQYQKENGSRLRTKLFAYNNKLNAYGRRFSGVTNFIFSNAVTSSIIKKMLGIAAKRSLPLLSSISLYKYSQKPVNKIINSNSIKIVYIFNDEFTNHLDSEIGQDALQLLKTLNYDVKFIKHKESGRAFLSKGFLEQAKKVANKNVSIFSEVISETTPLIGIEPSAILTFRDEYIKLADNKDAAKKLAKNCFLIEEFLQNEIILGNIKPDQFTTETKTIKFHGHCHQKALSNQKTSFDILNLPKNYRVTIIPSGCCGMAGSFGYETEHYEVSMQIGEQTLFPAVRKATAETIISANGTSCRHQIKDGTNRVAFHPISILKQALL; encoded by the coding sequence TTGAAGCAGTATTTATTAGAATTAAAACAAACTCTAAAAGGTGAATTCTTTTTTGATGATTTAATGAAATCATTATACGCAACGGATGCATCTGTTTACAGAATGTTGCCGCTTGCAGTGGCATACCCGAAAGATAATGATGACCTTAAAACGCTGATTCAGTTTGCTAAAAAGCATCAAACAGCTTTAATTCCTAGAACTGCTGGAACGTCTTTAGCTGGGCAATGTGTGGGAACGGGAATTGTAGTTGATGTGTCCAAACATTTTAATCAGATTATACGTTTTAATGAAACTGAAAAAACTATAACCGTTCAACCTGGTGTAGTTAGGGATGTGTTAAACAATTATCTAAAACCGTACGGCTTGTTTTTCGGACCAAATACGTCCACATCAAATCGCTGCATGATTGGTGGCATGGTAGGCAATAATTCATCGGGAACGACGTCCATTCAGTATGGTGTTACACGAGATAAGGTAAAGCAACTTAAAACTATTTTAAGCGATGGAAGTGATGCTATTTTTTCAGAAATTTCAAAAGAAGAATTTCATATAAAAAAACGTCAGCCCACATTGGAAGGACACATTTATAAATCAATTTATCAAGAACTTGCTTCTGAAATTGTTCAATCTGAAATTATAAAAGAATTTCCGAAACCAGAAATTCATCGTAGAAATACAGGCTATGCTATTGATAAATTAATTGATTCGGATGTGTTTTCAAATTCAAATAAACGCTTCAATATGTGTCAACTATTAACTGGAAGCGAAGGAACTTTAGCATTTACAACTGAAATAACATTACAATTAGATGCATTGCCGCCAAAGGAATCTGCCTTAATATGCTTGCATTTTGATTCCATTGAATCCTGTTTGAAATCCGTTGAAGCTGTTATGTATCATGATTTGCATACCTGCGAAATGATGGATAAAACCATTTTAGATTTAACCAAACACAATAAAACACAACAGGAAAATAGACATTTTGTTGAAGGCGATCCAGAAGCTATTTTAATGTGTGAAGTGAGAGCTCATTCAGAATCAGATTTAAACCAACAAATCCAAAATCTGCGTGAAGCTATTACTAATTTAAGATTATGTTATGCGCAAGTGGTACTTCAAGGTAATGCCATTAATCAAGCTATGGAATTACGAAAAGCTGGACTAGGTCTGTTGGGAAACATGATTGGTGATAAAAAATCGGCAGCCTGTATTGAAGACACCGCCGTGGCCATACCTGATTTGGCACATTATATTTCAGATTTTACCAAGCTTATGAACAGCTATAACCAAAAGGCGGTTTATTATGCACATGCTGGAGCCGGTGAGTTGCACTTGCGACCTATTTTAAATTTAAAGCAAAAGGAAGACGTTGTTTTATTTCGAAAAATAACTACAGATGTAGCCAAGCTTGTTAAGTCGTATCAAGGCTCTATGAGTGGCGAACATGGTGATGGTATTGTTCGAGCTGAATTTATACCACTTATGATTGGTGATGCAAATTATGCCATTATAAAACGGATAAAACACGCTTTCGATCCTAATGCTATTTTCAATCCAGGTAAAATTGTTGATGCGTTTCCCATGGATGACAATTTACGCTATGTTCCAGGACGTCATGAGCCTGAAATTGAAACCGTTTTAGATTTTTCGGCATCATTAGGGATTTTGCGGGAAGCCGAAAAATGCAATGGATCTGGCGATTGTAGAAAACTACCTGAATTTGGCGGAACCATGTGTCCAAGTTATCGTGCTACCCGAAATGAAAAAGATACCACACGAGCACGTGCCAATGCGTTACGTGAGTTTTTAACGACTTCCAATAAAGCGAACAAGTTTAATCATGATGAATTAAAGGCTGTTTTTGATTTATGTGTGAGTTGTAAAGCATGCGCAAGTGAATGTCCAAGCAGTGTGGATGTTGCGAGTTTAAAAGCGGAATTTGAGTATCAATATCAGAAGGAAAATGGAAGTCGTTTACGGACGAAACTATTCGCATATAACAATAAATTGAATGCCTATGGAAGGCGTTTTTCGGGTGTTACTAATTTTATCTTTTCAAATGCAGTAACAAGTTCTATTATTAAAAAAATGCTAGGAATAGCTGCTAAAAGAAGCTTGCCTTTATTGTCAAGTATTAGTTTATATAAATACAGTCAAAAGCCTGTAAATAAAATCATTAACTCAAATTCAATTAAAATCGTTTATATTTTTAATGATGAATTTACAAATCACCTAGACTCCGAAATTGGTCAAGACGCCTTGCAACTTTTAAAGACTCTTAATTACGATGTGAAATTTATAAAACATAAGGAATCTGGTCGTGCTTTTTTGTCTAAAGGGTTTCTGGAACAGGCTAAAAAAGTTGCTAATAAAAACGTGTCTATTTTTTCTGAAGTTATTTCAGAAACAACACCATTAATCGGTATCGAGCCATCGGCTATTTTAACGTTTCGTGATGAGTATATCAAATTAGCAGATAATAAAGATGCAGCCAAAAAGCTCGCTAAAAACTGTTTTTTAATTGAAGAGTTTCTTCAAAATGAAATCATATTAGGAAATATAAAACCGGATCAGTTTACTACAGAAACCAAAACTATTAAGTTTCATGGGCATTGTCATCAAAAGGCGCTAAGCAATCAGAAAACAAGTTTTGATATTTTAAATTTACCCAAAAACTATCGTGTAACCATTATTCCAAGTGGTTGCTGTGGTATGGCTGGAAGTTTTGGTTATGAAACCGAACATTATGAGGTGAGTATGCAAATAGGTGAGCAAACACTGTTTCCGGCTGTTAGAAAAGCTACCGCAGAAACTATAATTTCTGCCAATGGCACTAGTTGCAGACATCAGATTAAAGATGGTACAAATCGTGTGGCATTTCACCCCATATCTATACTAAAACAAGCGTTGTTGTAA
- a CDS encoding Gfo/Idh/MocA family protein: MNRKSFLNLSARAGLFLGLTPTLLAGNNRENLQEVDAVNALLGSNKAQGNMVNFADKPIDKVRVGMIGMGNRGSVLIQMFEYLIKHNHAEIVALSDLKEDKVTKNNDYLKTIQPEGADLYFGDEKAWKKMAKRDDIDILIIATPWNFHTEMCVYGMENNKHVACEQPLALTLDDCWKLIEVAERTKKHCMYMENCCFNGEELWILNMINEGIFGDINHAEGAYIHDLRKHMLDANYYENQWRIKHHETNNGNFYTGHGLGPVSAYMDIGRGDNYDHLVSMSSREQSLSEAAKTENYKTQKFACGDMNTSLIKTKKGKTIMLQFDTHTGRPYSRLNTVTGTKAVHEGYPSRLYVGHEELQWGHSWLKDEEYKDYRERYDHPLWKKLRTQIDANAVGHGGMDFVMIYRMMRCLNQGLRLDINLYDSVMWSAITPLSEMSVANNSASTKIPDFTGGTWETPRKNEILRDIM, from the coding sequence ATGAATAGAAAATCATTTTTAAACCTATCAGCAAGAGCTGGGCTTTTTTTAGGTCTTACACCCACATTACTTGCTGGAAATAATCGCGAAAATCTTCAAGAAGTCGATGCTGTAAATGCCTTATTAGGATCCAATAAAGCGCAAGGAAATATGGTGAATTTTGCCGACAAACCTATTGATAAGGTGCGTGTTGGTATGATTGGTATGGGAAATAGAGGCTCTGTATTAATTCAGATGTTTGAATATTTAATCAAACACAATCATGCTGAAATTGTAGCCCTTTCTGATTTAAAAGAAGACAAAGTCACAAAAAATAACGACTACTTAAAAACAATCCAACCCGAAGGTGCCGATCTGTATTTTGGTGATGAAAAGGCATGGAAAAAAATGGCCAAACGGGACGATATTGATATTCTAATTATTGCAACGCCATGGAATTTCCATACGGAAATGTGCGTATATGGTATGGAAAATAATAAGCACGTTGCTTGCGAGCAGCCATTGGCTTTGACCTTGGACGATTGCTGGAAACTTATTGAAGTAGCCGAACGCACCAAGAAACATTGCATGTATATGGAGAATTGCTGCTTTAATGGCGAAGAACTCTGGATATTAAATATGATTAATGAAGGCATCTTTGGAGATATTAATCATGCGGAAGGTGCTTATATTCATGATTTACGGAAGCATATGCTCGATGCAAATTATTATGAAAATCAGTGGCGCATAAAACATCATGAAACCAATAATGGGAATTTTTATACGGGTCATGGTTTAGGTCCTGTGAGCGCCTATATGGATATTGGTCGTGGTGATAACTATGATCATTTGGTGAGTATGAGTTCTAGAGAACAAAGTTTAAGTGAAGCTGCAAAAACAGAAAATTATAAAACCCAAAAATTTGCTTGTGGGGATATGAATACCTCGTTAATTAAAACGAAAAAAGGTAAAACCATTATGCTTCAATTTGACACACATACGGGAAGACCTTATTCCAGACTAAACACGGTTACAGGAACAAAAGCAGTTCATGAAGGATATCCATCCAGATTATATGTTGGTCATGAGGAATTGCAGTGGGGACATTCATGGTTAAAAGATGAAGAATACAAAGATTATCGCGAACGCTATGATCATCCACTTTGGAAAAAATTACGAACGCAAATTGATGCTAATGCCGTTGGTCATGGCGGAATGGACTTCGTAATGATTTATAGAATGATGCGTTGCTTAAATCAAGGATTACGTTTAGATATTAATTTATATGATAGTGTTATGTGGAGTGCTATTACACCGTTATCCGAAATGTCTGTAGCCAATAATAGCGCGAGTACAAAAATCCCTGATTTTACAGGAGGAACCTGGGAAACACCTAGGAAAAATGAAATATTGCGCGATATTATGTAA
- a CDS encoding sugar phosphate nucleotidyltransferase, which translates to MVKKTLAIMAAGMGSRFGSLKQIQPVYGNFSIMDFSIYDAMQVGYNHIVFIVRDEIVELFKDRYANKLPKHVSLDFVIQKNDLSDSRTRKKPWGTGHALLALKKTVTTDFTLINADDFYGRNAFQLMHDALFKDTNLNHYLVAYALKNTLSDNGTVSRGICHVDKNQNLISIEELTAIMKNDAGEIISQTNLMSETLNPNSLVSMNFWGFKQSVFNVANDLFLKFLHTITDFEKDEFYITYIIKHLIENSPNSIQVLATDSSWFGMTYSADETSARENIKTHIDSNFYPKKLW; encoded by the coding sequence ATGGTAAAAAAAACTTTAGCAATTATGGCTGCTGGCATGGGTTCCAGATTTGGAAGTCTTAAGCAAATACAACCCGTTTATGGCAATTTTTCCATCATGGATTTTAGCATTTATGACGCCATGCAAGTGGGCTACAACCATATCGTTTTTATAGTTCGGGATGAAATTGTAGAGCTTTTTAAAGACCGCTATGCCAACAAATTACCTAAACATGTTTCCTTGGATTTTGTCATTCAAAAAAATGACTTATCAGATTCTCGAACACGCAAGAAACCGTGGGGTACTGGACATGCTTTATTAGCTTTAAAAAAAACTGTTACCACTGACTTCACCTTAATAAATGCCGATGATTTTTACGGTAGAAACGCCTTTCAGCTCATGCATGACGCGTTGTTTAAGGATACTAATTTGAATCATTATTTGGTTGCATATGCATTAAAAAATACCTTGTCCGACAATGGAACAGTTTCGCGTGGCATTTGTCATGTAGATAAAAATCAAAATTTAATTAGCATTGAAGAGCTTACGGCTATTATGAAGAATGATGCAGGTGAAATTATATCTCAAACTAATTTAATGTCTGAAACCCTAAATCCAAACTCCTTAGTGTCTATGAATTTCTGGGGCTTTAAACAATCCGTTTTTAATGTTGCAAATGATTTGTTCCTGAAATTCTTACATACGATTACTGATTTTGAAAAAGACGAATTTTACATCACCTATATTATTAAGCATCTAATTGAAAATAGTCCAAATAGTATTCAAGTATTAGCAACGGACAGCTCTTGGTTTGGCATGACCTATTCAGCGGATGAAACTTCAGCACGTGAAAATATTAAAACACATATAGACAGCAATTTCTATCCCAAAAAACTATGGTAG